From a region of the Neodiprion fabricii isolate iyNeoFabr1 chromosome 7, iyNeoFabr1.1, whole genome shotgun sequence genome:
- the LOC124186216 gene encoding vesicle transport protein SFT2B isoform X2, protein MDKLRKALSGDEQCDEESGIITQVMDSTTLSWSTRIKGFAICFIVGILCSFLGSFALFLSKGLTVFAIFYTLGNIISLASTCFLMGPVNQVKKMFAATRVIATILVFFSIVMTLTSALAFHKAGLALIFIIIQSLAMTWYSLSYIPYARDAVKKTIGTCIT, encoded by the exons ATGGATAAATTAAGGAAAGCACTCAGCGGTGATGAACAATGTGATGAAGAAAGCGGAATCATAACACAG GTAATGGATTCAACAACGCTTAGTTGGTCAACAAGAATAAAAGGCTTTGCAATTTGCTTTATAGTCGGTATTCTTTGTTCATTCCTTGGATCGTTTGCTTTATTTTTAAGCAAAGGACTTACAGTGTTCGCTATATTCTACACACTTGGGAATATCATCTCCTTAGCAAG CACTTGTTTCCTTATGGGGCCAGTTAAtcaagttaaaaaaatgtttgccgCTACAAGAGTTATAGCAACGATACTCGTGTTTTTCTCCATTGTAATGACCTTGACATCAGCTCTTGCG TTCCATAAAGCTGGATTAGCCCTCATATTTATAATCATACAGTCACTGGCAATGACATGGTATTCCCTTTCATATATACCATATGCTCGTGATGCCGTCAAGAAGACAATAGGAACATGCATTACGTGA
- the LOC124186216 gene encoding vesicle transport protein SFT2B isoform X1: MDKLRKALSGDEQCDEESGIITQGNVDFVVMDSTTLSWSTRIKGFAICFIVGILCSFLGSFALFLSKGLTVFAIFYTLGNIISLASTCFLMGPVNQVKKMFAATRVIATILVFFSIVMTLTSALAFHKAGLALIFIIIQSLAMTWYSLSYIPYARDAVKKTIGTCIT, translated from the exons ATGGATAAATTAAGGAAAGCACTCAGCGGTGATGAACAATGTGATGAAGAAAGCGGAATCATAACACAG GGAAATGTAGATTTCGTG GTAATGGATTCAACAACGCTTAGTTGGTCAACAAGAATAAAAGGCTTTGCAATTTGCTTTATAGTCGGTATTCTTTGTTCATTCCTTGGATCGTTTGCTTTATTTTTAAGCAAAGGACTTACAGTGTTCGCTATATTCTACACACTTGGGAATATCATCTCCTTAGCAAG CACTTGTTTCCTTATGGGGCCAGTTAAtcaagttaaaaaaatgtttgccgCTACAAGAGTTATAGCAACGATACTCGTGTTTTTCTCCATTGTAATGACCTTGACATCAGCTCTTGCG TTCCATAAAGCTGGATTAGCCCTCATATTTATAATCATACAGTCACTGGCAATGACATGGTATTCCCTTTCATATATACCATATGCTCGTGATGCCGTCAAGAAGACAATAGGAACATGCATTACGTGA
- the LOC124186203 gene encoding formin-J: MEQQNMEGSTEQTGNSNFNESISNATCKNVTLKEVARLHTANQALDTPPQDILIDHLKIEPMVTEVITEPMAVVMENHENPLDFPSSKNCDPNNECTFEVAEQMVEVVTSVDTSEVDTELVAKGTLDDSLKEETSQLIEMKTENISDLMHQNLSFDIDDCGHRAVEDATVVEETIQTHEPCDPSVMSIVEEIVTTSKQPYTVEIQEEDSSDDREGFVTKELVLLEVVEDGDAGVEENDAAVEESDAALQESDAAVDENIIELEIDQTHDCVATSSEPISNELFLSKNHDNEDNSQLVSDKSEIKDASPENDNEDHESTTIVSVTIKTDQTAEITRNEKSSVESQVLRKPDNHRSVIQEIVDDWIDDNNDDIPDCKHSASDSHDSVEIELKTLLADDKPTHKGDKIVDDSYQIINKSSSKETVNIKEKKMRKGTESVDKERVNGLESETSKGGTTVDETLVAIKPESVPEALVRVVSKPTTNRSGVTMISKKKQQPTRAGVKVLGRHLMSQIASKADVTEVIQERIKEKQKEIDLPQGGDILFVKKITQRLSSKLSGASTNALSAKISFSEPSKMSSEYYTKKSPAKDKIMDVAERIETADNRELLAILEGDVDPDWSNLKPHTVVESTKSSEPTPNTTSTPVKLDPYKERELALKQLLELPSISLKRHSRKRRTFKPAPSKVSSDTDETPPNINAVQTTASVVDAENMQTEPAEEENPPPTIELVVKQERMQVSVEDHSEESRSGRKRKPTEKAREHEQNSSKKQKVYKGKVAAQKKPNKIETLVEDSVPEVPAVETSVDESEATSVISKTTSRNLLSKVGPTKNRMYQSKSQKMGKKLVQTIGKRNVPVKKLLRQKSSTNVTNAKSVHMKSKFISSPKKYRTPIKQQQQQQQQQQKVQKQLMEVSSSDTKPKKKSNEIDKLLQDEGVVNLLYDVEQPERKRLIPITKSQTKVMDLHKVQRELKIRTKLVRNAVLRLRTSGGSPTKISRSKRGTQQINLPENENRENERIKSTRSSVSSSGDFIYPAKIRNAADASIIVRRHSSSSFSSTSGSPRVSIDGPDKQTEPSGAEEGPAHVTRSARRRHSQNEKNKQSTDTLSPHKKVGVSRKKSTESTEHECVVSLEKGITVASRPNLRADSRSTEKLNKNIETTDIGQANSHVSGIKVSTRSNGASLEKEVTKMKKGTKTKAAANKAKDALEYEMDNEQEDKLSACLAEAVSALSNVDATAGSSGSTIVLRKLKAPSNATKPTDKIQPDLLDQFSSNEINLRRHGNIVELIMIPSSSKLKNGITLQLMQELREVLLLLRRDDGCRVVLLTSTGTSFCEGLDLSNLINSDREERRVNAEELANGVKEFIKTLANFNKPIVAGIHGAAVGLGVTMLPLFDLVIASDKATFSMPYGQLGQIPEGAAILTLSQTIGNTVTSELLLGGRTLTASEALRAGLVSRVLWPDRFQGELIPSLRAMSEHSSQSMEATKTLLRHSLRKKLDAALESESYLLIQHWCSAECQTLIKNYLDGKGH; the protein is encoded by the exons ATGGAGCAACAAAACATGGAGGGTAGTACGGAACAGACTGGGAATAGCAACTTCAATGAGTCCATAAGCAATGCGACATGTAAAAATGTCACGCTGAAAGAAGTAGCTCGGCTTCATACAGCAAATCAGGCTCTGGATACGCCTCCTCAAGATATTCTTATCgatcatttgaaaattgaacctATGGTTACAGAGGTAATTACAGAACCAATGGCTGTAGTGAtggaaaatcatgaaaatccACTAGATTTCCCAAGCAGCAAGAATTGCGACCCTAATAACGAATGCACGTTTGAAGTTGCTGAACAGATGGTTGAAGTAGTCACTTCAGTTGATACTTCCGAAGTTGATACAGAGCTTGTAGCAAAAGGAACTTTGGATGATTCATTGAAGGAAGAGACGAGTCAGTTGATCGAAATGAAAACAGAGAACATTTCTGATTTGATGCATCAAAATCTTTCTTTTGATATCGACGATTGTGGTCACCGGGCTGTCGAAGATGCAACTGTTGTTGAGGAAACTATACAAACTCACGAACCTTGTGACCCAAGTGTGATGAGCATTGTTGAAGAAATAGTTACGACAAGTAAACAGCCGTATACTGTAGAAATCCAAGAGGAGGACAGTTCGGACGACAGAGAAGGTTTTGTAACGAAAGAGTTGGTTTTGCTGGAAGTTGTCGAAGACGGTGATGCAGGGGTAGAAGAAAACGATGCCGCTGTTGAAGAAAGCGATGCAGCCCTTCAAGAAAGTGATGCAGCTGTTGATGAGAATATTATTGAGTTAGAAATTGACCAAACGCATGACTGTGTGGCCACTAGCAGTGAGCCtatttcgaatgaattattcctgTCTAAAAATCACGATAATGAAGATAACAGTCAGTTAGTTTCAGATAAGTCAGAAATCAAAGATGCGTCACCGGAAAATGACAATGAGGATCATGAGAGTACAACAATTGTTAGCGTTACAATAAAAACTGACCAAACCGCTGAAATAacaagaaatgagaaatcatCCGTCGAATCGCAAGTGTTAAGGAAACCAGATAATCACAGAAGTGTTATCCAAGAAATTGTTGATGATTGGATCGATGATAACAATGACGATATACCCGATTGTAAACACAGCGCAAGCGACTCCCATGATTCTgtagaaattgaattgaaaactcTATTGGCTGACGACAAACCTACCCACAAGGGTGATAAAATAGTTGACGACAGTTACcagattataaataaaagttcAAGTAAAGAAACAGTCAAtataaaagagaagaaaatgcGAAAGGGTACTGAATCTGTCGACAAAGAGCGTGTAAATGGGTTAGAAAGTGAAACCAGCAAAGGCGGCACAACTGTTGATGAAACCTTGGTGGCGATAAAACCTGAATCAGTACCTGAAGCATTAGTTCGTGTAGTCAGTAAGCCAACGACCAATCGGTCAGGGGTTACTATGATATCAAAAAAGAAGCAACAACCTACCAGAGCTGGAGTAAAAGTGCTGGGACGGCATTTAATGAGTCAAATCGCATCTAAGGCTGATGTGACAGAAGTTATACAAGAACGTATTAAGGAAAAGCAGAAGGAAATTGATCTGCCACAGGGTGGTGATAtattgtttgtaaaaaaaatcacgcaACGTTTATCGAGCAAGTTATCGGGTGCTTCGACTAACGCTCTGTCTGCAAAGATATCATTCTCTGAACCGTCCAAGATGTCTTCTGAATATTATACTAAAAAATCACCGGCCAAAGATAAAATAATGGATGTCGCCGAGAGAATTGAAACTGCTGATAACAGAGAATTACTTGCAATCTTGGAGGGTGACGTCGATCCTGACTGGTCAAATCTCAAACCCCATACAGTTGTTGAGTCGACTAAGAGTTCAGAACCAACACCAAATACAACATCAACACCAGTGAAACTTGATCCGTACAAAGAAAGGGAACTGGCCTTGAAGCAACTCCTTGAACTCCCGAGTATATCTCTGAAAAGGCACTCAAGAAAGAGAAGAACATTTAAGCCTGCACCAAGCAAAGTATCCTCTGACACTGATGAAACTCCGCCAAATATTAACGCTGTGCAGACGACTGCATCTGTCGTTGATGCGGAAAATATGCAGACCGAGCCTGCGGAAGAAGAAAAtccacctccaacaatcgaATTGGTAGTAAAACAAGAAAGAATGCAGGTCAGCGTAGAAGATCATTCGGAAGAATCACGGTCTGGTAGAAAGCGAAAACCGACTGAAAAAGCTCGTGAACATGAGCAAAATTCATCTAAAAAACAGAAAGTGTACAAAGGAAAAGTGGCTGCGCAGAAAAAACCTAATAAAATCGAAACGTTGGTTGAGGATTCTGTTCCGGAAGTCCCAGCAGTTGAGACATCTGTTGATGAAAGCGAAGCGACATCCGTAATTTCAAAAACCACAAGTAGGAATCTTCTTTCGAAAGTTGGCCCGACGAAAAATCGAATGTATCAGTCTAAATCACAGAAAATGGGGAAGAAATTAGTTCAGACTATTGGAAAGCGTAATGTACCAGTAAAGAAATTACTTCGCCAAAAATCTTCTACCAATGTTACAAATGCAAAGTCTGTTCAcatgaaatcaaaattcatcTCATCCCCGAAAAAATATAGGACCCCCATcaaacaacagcaacaacaacaacaacaacaacagaaGGTACAGAAACAGTTAATGGAAGTATCTTCGAGCGATACAAAACCCAAGAAGAAGTCAAACGAAATAGATAAACTACTTCAGGACGAAGGAGTGGTCAATTTGTTGTATGATGTTGAACAACCGGAAAGGAAACGTCTGATTCCAATTACAAAGTCCCAAACGAAAGTCATGGACCTGCACAAGGTGCAACGGGAGCTGAAAATCAGAACAAAATTAGTACGAAATGCAGTATTGCGACTTCGTACTTCGGGGGGTAGCccaacaaaaatatcgagatCTAAACGAGGCACACAACAAATTAACCTGCCTGAGaatgaaaacagagaaaatgAGCGTATCAAGTCAACTCGGTCGTCTGTATCGTCCTCGGGTGATTTTATATATCCAGCCAAAATCAGAAACGCTGCTGATGCGTCAATAATTGTAAGAAGGCATTCGTCCAGCTCATTTTCAAGTACTTCAGGAAGTCCGAGAGTCAGCATCGATGGACCAGACAAACAAACAGAACCCAGCGGAGCTGAAGAAGGTCCAGCACACGTTACGAGATCTGCGAGGCGACGACATTCACAAAACGAGAAGAACAAACAATCGACTGATACATTATCACCGCACAAAAAAGTTGGTGtcagtagaaaaaaatcaacagaaAGCACCGAGCATGAGTGTGTTGTATCCCTTGAAAAAGGTATTACAGTAGCGAGTCGTCCAAACTTGCGTGCAGATAGTAGAAGTACTGAAAAactcaataaaaatattgagacaACTGATATTGGACAGGCTAACAGCCACGTTTCTGGAATTAAAGTATCAACTAGATCAAATGGGGCATCTTTGGAAAAAGAAGTgacgaaaatgaagaaaggAACAAAAACGAAAGCAGCTGCAAACAAAGCAAAAGACGCTCTTGAGTATGAAATGGATAATGAACAAGAGGACAAACTCTCCGCTTGTTTAGCTGAGGCAGTTTCCGCTCTTTCAAATGTTGATGCAACTGCTGGTAGTTCTGGAAGTACAATTGTTCTCCGCAAACTAAAAG CACCTTCAAATGCAACCAAACCGACTGATAAAATACAACCTGACTTGCTAGACCAGTTTAGCAGCAATGAAATCAATCTGCGACGACACGGCAATATCgttgaattaataatgataCCATCATCTAGCAAATTGAAGAATGGAATCACCCTCCAG CTAATGCAGGAACTTCGCGAAGTGTTATTGTTGCTGAGAAGGGACGATGGTTGTCGCGTAGTTCTTTTGACTTCCACCGGAACAAGTTTTTGTGAAGGTCTAGACCTCTCGAATCTAATAAATTCTGATAGAGAAGAACGTCGAGTCAATGCCGAGGAACTGGCTAATGGGGTCAA GGAGTTTATAAAGACGTTAGCTAATTTCAATAAACCCATAGTGGCAGGGATACATGGAGCAGCTGTTGGATTAGGTG